A region of Sesamum indicum cultivar Zhongzhi No. 13 linkage group LG7, S_indicum_v1.0, whole genome shotgun sequence DNA encodes the following proteins:
- the LOC105167175 gene encoding ankyrin repeat protein SKIP35, with amino-acid sequence METKKVFFLGRETDSNSEIGSQDLNIGDDINMEEPQCAEVEMMGMETAEAGVSSLSNEIELGTEIAGFCSEKSDGGCHGNVIFSREAPLVIKEDLSTSACSCGAEKLKSKLAAYDSKNGKNDRKLSRQDRIELGRLFQGAVCSHDWELAESLIFLADPQTLNDALCISLDSIWFLSTQQEFYGITGIINKIIAHGAYDFTRAALRTSFLASCVSACQSQTMSLADTVTMMSQRLSERLQECSGDEVLKAEAGAKVQKFTEWALKCISFHSRSQGNLNRVGHKSALEIQLQLSAFKTFLDLVGNHLTGKDFSEAFDAACFPLTLFSSAFDNGWSSGISATAIQGLLGMLVEGGADNVNQCFLEASRFGSTELVRILLQIAQRNSLDVDVDLALGFASHYGKIGTMECLVEEGNAGAFLGPLMRAAERGCMPVVEWFVQRGCRDMELCLALTAATSSSQVEVAAHLLPHVPEHVLAALSIEILKAAGERSSRSLEGVSLLLRSDFLRDPAATYSVADSIARSNDEAVAPELKAFLQEHWSEAAFLDGLRQGEAHFSNLVQILRYSQSPICLQDLPGPLRVAIAYLPLYRECIEAGGSLLSQRHRGQLVEAARRLGGVVLDKPNQRRELLAVLEHHLPPFLAISQECD; translated from the exons ATGGAAACAAAGAAAGTGTTCTTTTTGGGAAGGGAAACCGACTCCAACAGTGAAATCGGAAGCCAAGACTTAAATATTGGGGATGACATTAATATGGAAGAGCCTCAGTGTGCTGAAGTTGAAATGATGGGAATGGAAACCGCTGAGGCTGGAGTATCGAGTCTTAGCAATGAGATAGAACTTGGGACAGAGATTGCAGGTTTTTGTTCAGAGAAGAGTGATGGAGGATGCCATGGCAATGTGATTTTCTCAAGAGAAGCTCCGCTTGTAATTAAGGAAGATTTGAGCACAAGTGCTTGTAGTTGTGGTGCTGAGAAACTTAAATCCAAATTGGCTGCTTATGATtcaaaaaatgggaaaaatgaTAGGAAGCTCAGTCGACAAGATAGAATTGAGTTAGGACGGTTGTTTCAGGGGGCTGTGTGTTCACATGATTGGGAGCTTGCTGAAAGCCTGATATTTTTGGCAGACCCGCAGACTCTAAATGATGCACTGTGCATTTCTTTGGATTCAATCTGGTTCTTGAGCACACAACAAGAATTTTATGGAATCACTGGAATAATCAACAAGATCATTGCTCATGGGGCATATGACTTCACTCGAGCTGCACTTAGGACTTCATTTCTTGCTTCTTGTGTCTCTGCTTGTCAGAGTCAAACAATGAGCCTCGCGGACACGGTGACTATGATGTCACAAAG GTTGAGTGAAAGGCTTCAGGAATGCAGTGGTGATGAAGTTCTAAAAGCAGAGGCAGGTGCCAAGGTTCAGAAATTTACTGAGTGGGCTCTTAAATGTATAAGTTTCCATTCTCGTTCCCAGGGTAATCTAAACAGAGTGGGCCATAAATCTGCTCTTGAGATCCAACTACAATTATCTGCTTTCAAGACCTTCCTCGATCTTGTCGGCAACCATCTTACTGGGAAGGATTTCTCCGAAGCATTTGATGCAGCTTGCTTCCCTCTTACGTTATTTTCCAGTGCATTTGATAATGGTTGGTCATCAGGTATATCAGCAACTGCAATCCAAGGATTGTTGGGCATGCTGGTTGAGGGGGGTGCAGATAATGTTAACCAATGTTTTCTGGAGGCTTCACGCTTTGGGAGCACAGAGCTTGTTCGCATTTTATTGCAG ATTGCTCAACGGAATAGCTTGGATGTGGATGTTGACCTGGCCCTGGGATTTGCTTCTCATTACGGTAAAATTGGCACTATGGAGTGTCTAGTGGAGGAGGGCAATGCTGGGGCTTTCTTGGGGCCTTTAATGAGAGCCGCGGAGAGGGGTTGCATGCCAGTTGTCGAATGGTTTGTTCAAAGGGGTTGCCGAGACATGGAACTTTGTCTCGCTCTTACGGCTGCCACATCAAGCAGTCAAGTAGAGGTAGCAGCCCATCTCCTCCCTCACGTGCCCGAGCACGTTCTTGCCGCCCTTAGTATTGAAATTCTCAAGGCTGCTGGTGAAAGAAGTAGCAGGTCTCTTGAAGGGGTATCATTACTGCTCCGTTCAG ATTTCTTACGTGATCCTGCTGCTACCTATTCTGTTGCTGACAGCATTGCTAGGTCCAATGATGAGGCAGTTGCTCCAGAGCTCAAGGCTTTTCTCCAAGAGCATTGGTCAGAGGCAGCTTTCTTGGACGGACTCAGACAAGGAGAAGCACATTTCTCAAACCTGGTGCAGATTCTAAGATACAGCCAATCTCCAATTTGTTTACAGGATCTCCCTGGCCCGTTGAGGGTGGCAATTGCTTATCTGCCACTGTACAGGGAGTGCATCGAGGCTGGAGGCAGCTTGTTATCACAAAGGCATCGGGGCCAGCTTGTTGAAGCTGCAAGAAGGCTTGGAGGTGTGGTGCTAGACAAACCCAACCAAAGGAGGGAACTGCTGGCAGTCTTGGAGCATCACCTCCCTCCATTTCTTGCTATATCCCAGGAATGTGATTAG